A region of Arabidopsis thaliana chromosome 5, partial sequence DNA encodes the following proteins:
- the SQD2 gene encoding sulfoquinovosyldiacylglycerol 2 (sulfoquinovosyldiacylglycerol 2 (SQD2); FUNCTIONS IN: UDP-glycosyltransferase activity, UDP-sulfoquinovose:DAG sulfoquinovosyltransferase activity, transferase activity, transferring glycosyl groups; INVOLVED IN: cellular response to phosphate starvation, sulfolipid biosynthetic process, glycolipid biosynthetic process; LOCATED IN: chloroplast, chloroplast envelope; EXPRESSED IN: 22 plant structures; EXPRESSED DURING: 13 growth stages; CONTAINS InterPro DOMAIN/s: Glycosyl transferase, group 1 (InterPro:IPR001296); BEST Arabidopsis thaliana protein match is: UDP-Glycosyltransferase superfamily protein (TAIR:AT5G59070.1); Has 35941 Blast hits to 35876 proteins in 3155 species: Archae - 1250; Bacteria - 26211; Metazoa - 142; Fungi - 236; Plants - 1690; Viruses - 2; Other Eukaryotes - 6410 (source: NCBI BLink).): MTTLSSINLSIPPHLLPSTTNTCSSSSATSCSPPRSSSFVLHSPLSFGHRRLPISKKSKLRFCGVITKEAVSGSNDMTITQVREDDESEIDAPLLDPESLSKPRRIALFVEPSPFAYVSGYKNRFQNFIRYLREMGDEVIVVTTHEGVPEEFYGARVIGSRSFPCPYYQKVPLSLALSPRIISEIARFKPDIIHASSPGVMVFGALAIAKMLSVPIVMSYHTHVPVYIPRYTFSWLVKPMWSIIRFLHRAADLTLVPSAAIGKDLIAAGATAANQLRLWNKGVDSESFNPRFRSQEMRIRLSNGEPEKPLVIHVGRIGVEKSLELLKSVMDKLPEARIAFIGDGPYKEDLEKLFTGMPAVFTGTLQGDELSQAYASGDVFVMPSESETLGLVVLEAMSSGLPVVAARAGGIPDIIPEDQEGKTGFLFNPGDVEDCVTKLRTLLHDRETREIIGKAAREETEKYDWRAATTKIRNEQYSAAIWFWRKKKVHVLGPINWLIKRLFPVPEGNV, translated from the exons ATGACGACTCTTTCTTCTATAAATCTCTCTATACCTCCTCATTTGCTTCCTAGCACGACTAacacttgttcttcttcctctgcaacCTCTTGTTCTCCTCCCaggtcttcttcttttgttcttcattcCCCTCTTTCGTTTGGTCACCGGAGATTACCCATTAGCAAGAAAAGCAAGCTCCGCTTCTGTGGAGTGATTACAAAGGAAGCTGTTTCTGGGTCCAACGATATGACTATTACTCAAGTCAGAGAAGATGACGAATCGGAGATTGATGCGCCGCTTCTCGATCCTGAGTCGCTCTCTAAGCCTAGGAGAATTGCTCTCTTTGTTGAGCCTTCTCCCTTTGC CTATGTATCCGGCTACAAAAACAGATTCCAGAATTTCATTAGATACCTCCGTGAAATGGGAGAcgag GTTATAGTCGTGACGACACATGAAGGTGTTCCTGAAGAGTTTTATGGAGCCAGAGTCATTGGATCAAGAAG CTTCCCTTGTCCTTATTACCAAAAGGTTCCACTCTCGCTTGCGCTTAGTCCAAGAATCATCTCTGAAATTGCACGGTTTAAGCCTGACATTATACACGCTTCATCTCCCGGAGTTATG GTCTTTGGTGCTCTGGCAATAGCAAAAATGCTATCTGTACCAATAGTAATGTCTTACCACACACACGTCCCTGT ATACATCCCAAGATACACTTTTAGTTGGTTGGTAAAACCAATGTGGTCTATAATAA GGTTCCTTCACAGAGCGGCTGATCTTACATTAGTTCCTTCTGCTGCCATTGGAAAAGATCTTATAGCAGCTGGTGCAACTGCAG CTAATCAACTTCGACTTTGGAATAAGGGTGTCGATTCAGAAAGCTTCAATCCCCGTTTCCGTTCTCAAGAAATGCGTATAAGACTGAG TAATGGCGAACCAGAAAAGCCACTAGTGATTCATGTAGGTCGCATTGGCGTAGAAAAGAGTTTGGAGCTTTTAAAGAG TGTAATGGACAAATTACCTGAAGCTCGGATTGCTTTCATTGGAGATGGACCATACAA AGAGGATCTTGAGAAGTTGTTTACCGGAATGCCAGCGGTTTTCACTGGAACGTTACAAGGCGATGAACTCTCACAAGCTTACGCAAGTGGAGATGTGTTTGTGATGCCATCAGAGTCGGAGACACTTGGCCTTGTGGTTCTTGAAGCAATGTCTTCAGGACTTCCTGTCGTCGCGGCCCGTGCCGGTGGAATCCCTGATATAATCCCTGAAGATCAG GAGGGAAAAACCGGATTTTTGTTCAACCCTGGAGATGTTGAAGATTGCGTGACAAAACTGAGAACTTTACTGCACGACCGTGAAACAAGAGAGATCATTGGAAAAGCGGCAAGAGAAGAGACCGAGAAATATGATTGGAGAGCAGCAACGACAAAGATACGCAATGAACAGTACAGTGCAGCGATTTGGTTCtggaggaaaaagaaagttcATGTTTTGGGACCAATCAATTGGTTGATTAAACGACTGTTTCCAGTACCGGAAGGTAACGTGTAG
- a CDS encoding HXXXD-type acyl-transferase family protein (HXXXD-type acyl-transferase family protein; FUNCTIONS IN: transferase activity, transferring acyl groups other than amino-acyl groups, transferase activity; INVOLVED IN: biological_process unknown; LOCATED IN: cellular_component unknown; EXPRESSED IN: 22 plant structures; EXPRESSED DURING: 13 growth stages; CONTAINS InterPro DOMAIN/s: Transferase (InterPro:IPR003480); BEST Arabidopsis thaliana protein match is: HXXXD-type acyl-transferase family protein (TAIR:AT2G39980.1); Has 1807 Blast hits to 1807 proteins in 277 species: Archae - 0; Bacteria - 0; Metazoa - 736; Fungi - 347; Plants - 385; Viruses - 0; Other Eukaryotes - 339 (source: NCBI BLink).), producing MPSCSVTEISKCIVYPEKKSTVSDLRLSVSDLPMLSCHYIQKGVLLTSPPPSFSFDDLVSSLRRSLSSTLSLFPALAGRFSTTPAGHISIVCNDAGVDFVAASAKHVKLSDVLLPGEDVPLLFREFFVFERLVSYNGHHKPLAAVQVTELHDGVFIGCTVNHSVTDGTSFWHFFNTFADVTSGACKIKHLPDFSRHTVFDSPVVLPVPPGGPRVTFDADQPLRERIFHFSREAITKLKQRTNNRVNGIETAVNDGRKCNGEINGKITTVLDSFLNNKKSYDRTAEISSFQSLSAQLWRSVTRARNLDPSKTTTFRMAVNCRHRLEPKMDPYYFGNAIQSIPTLASAGDLLSKDLRWSAEQLHRNVVAHDDATVRRGIAAWESDPRLFPLGNPDGASITMGSSPRFPMYDNDFGWGKPLAVRSGGANKFDGKISAFPGREGNGSVDLEVVLAPETMTGIENDAEFMQYVSEVTYDC from the coding sequence ATGCCTTCTTGTTCGGTaactgaaatttcaaaatgtatCGTCTATCCGGAGAAGAAGTCCACCGTCTCCGATCTCCGTCTCTCCGTCTCCGACCTCCCTATGCTCTCATGTCATTACATTCAAAAAGGCGTCCTCCTCACCAGCCCTCCTCCTTCCTTCTCCTTCGACGACCTTGTCTCCTCTCTCCGCCGTTCTCTCTCCTCCACTCTTTCCCTCTTCCCTGCTTTAGCCGGCCGTTTCTCCACCACTCCCGCCGGTCACATTTCCATTGTCTGCAACGACGCCGGAGTTGATTTCGTCGCCGCTTCCGCTAAACACGTCAAACTCTCTGATGTTCTCTTACCAGGTGAAGACGTTCCTCTGCTTTTCCGTGAGTTTTTCGTCTTCGAGCGTCTCGTTAGTTACAACGGTCATCATAAGCCTCTCGCCGCCGTTCAAGTGACGGAGCTCCACGACGGTGTCTTCATCGGATGTACCGTGAATCATTCCGTTACTGACGGAACTTCCTTCTGGCACTTCTTCAACACCTTTGCTGACGTCACTAGCGGTGCTTGTAAGATCAAACACCTTCCAGATTTCTCCCGCCACACCGTCTTCGATTCTCCGGTCGTTCTTCCAGTCCCTCCCGGTGGTCCACGTGTCACTTTCGACGCCGACCAACCTCTACGGGAGAGAATTTTTCATTTCAGCAGAGAGGCGATTACCAAACTGAAACAGAGGACGAATAACAGAGTTAACGGAATTGAGACTGCCGTTAACGATGGAAGGAAATGTAACGGAGAGATTAACGGAAAAATAACAACCGTTTTGGATagttttttgaataataagaAGAGTTATGATCGGACGGCTGAGATTTCATCGTTCCAATCTCTCAGCGCTCAGCTATGGCGATCCGTTACACGAGCGAGGAATCTCGATCCGAGCAAGACGACGACGTTTCGAATGGCGGTTAATTGCCGGCACCGGCTTGAGCCGAAGATGGATCCGTACTACTTCGGAAACGCGATACAGAGCATACCGACGTTGGCGTCTGCGGGAGATCTGCTAAGCAAAGATCTCAGGTGGTCCGCCGAACAGTTACACAGGAACGTGGTGGCGCACGACGACGCGACGGTCCGCCGTGGAATCGCCGCTTGGGAAAGCGATCCGAGGCTGTTTCCTCTCGGAAATCCAGATGGAGCTTCGATCACGATGGGGAGCTCGCCGAGATTCCCAATGTACGACAATGATTTCGGATGGGGAAAACCGTTAGCTGTGAGAAGCGGCGGAGCGAATAAATTCGACGGGAAGATCTCGGCGTTTCCCGGTAGAGAAGGAAACGGAAGCGTGGATCTGGAAGTAGTTCTGGCGCCGGAGACTATGACTGGGATTGAGAACGATGCTGAGTTTATGCAATACGTATCAGAAGTCACTTACGATTGTTGA
- the SQD2 gene encoding sulfoquinovosyldiacylglycerol 2, which produces MTTLSSINLSIPPHLLPSTTNTCSSSSATSCSPPRSSSFVLHSPLSFGHRRLPISKKSKLRFCGVITKEAVSGSNDMTITQVREDDESEIDAPLLDPESLSKPRRIALFVEPSPFAYVSGYKNRFQNFIRYLREMGDEVIVVTTHEGVPEEFYGARVIGSRSFPCPYYQKVPLSLALSPRIISEIARFKPDIIHASSPGVMVFGALAIAKMLSVPIVMSYHTHVPVYIPRYTFSWLVKPMWSIIRFLHRAADLTLVPSAAIGKDLIAAGATAANQLRLWNKGVDSESFNPRFRSQEMRIRLSNGEPEKPLVIHVGRIGVEKSLELLKSVMDKLPEARIAFIGDGPYKEDLEKLFTGMPAVFTGTLQGDELSQAYASGDVFVMPSESETLGLVVLEAMSSGLPVVAARAGGIPDIIPEDQVSELSELQLTAKPY; this is translated from the exons ATGACGACTCTTTCTTCTATAAATCTCTCTATACCTCCTCATTTGCTTCCTAGCACGACTAacacttgttcttcttcctctgcaacCTCTTGTTCTCCTCCCaggtcttcttcttttgttcttcattcCCCTCTTTCGTTTGGTCACCGGAGATTACCCATTAGCAAGAAAAGCAAGCTCCGCTTCTGTGGAGTGATTACAAAGGAAGCTGTTTCTGGGTCCAACGATATGACTATTACTCAAGTCAGAGAAGATGACGAATCGGAGATTGATGCGCCGCTTCTCGATCCTGAGTCGCTCTCTAAGCCTAGGAGAATTGCTCTCTTTGTTGAGCCTTCTCCCTTTGC CTATGTATCCGGCTACAAAAACAGATTCCAGAATTTCATTAGATACCTCCGTGAAATGGGAGAcgag GTTATAGTCGTGACGACACATGAAGGTGTTCCTGAAGAGTTTTATGGAGCCAGAGTCATTGGATCAAGAAG CTTCCCTTGTCCTTATTACCAAAAGGTTCCACTCTCGCTTGCGCTTAGTCCAAGAATCATCTCTGAAATTGCACGGTTTAAGCCTGACATTATACACGCTTCATCTCCCGGAGTTATG GTCTTTGGTGCTCTGGCAATAGCAAAAATGCTATCTGTACCAATAGTAATGTCTTACCACACACACGTCCCTGT ATACATCCCAAGATACACTTTTAGTTGGTTGGTAAAACCAATGTGGTCTATAATAA GGTTCCTTCACAGAGCGGCTGATCTTACATTAGTTCCTTCTGCTGCCATTGGAAAAGATCTTATAGCAGCTGGTGCAACTGCAG CTAATCAACTTCGACTTTGGAATAAGGGTGTCGATTCAGAAAGCTTCAATCCCCGTTTCCGTTCTCAAGAAATGCGTATAAGACTGAG TAATGGCGAACCAGAAAAGCCACTAGTGATTCATGTAGGTCGCATTGGCGTAGAAAAGAGTTTGGAGCTTTTAAAGAG TGTAATGGACAAATTACCTGAAGCTCGGATTGCTTTCATTGGAGATGGACCATACAA AGAGGATCTTGAGAAGTTGTTTACCGGAATGCCAGCGGTTTTCACTGGAACGTTACAAGGCGATGAACTCTCACAAGCTTACGCAAGTGGAGATGTGTTTGTGATGCCATCAGAGTCGGAGACACTTGGCCTTGTGGTTCTTGAAGCAATGTCTTCAGGACTTCCTGTCGTCGCGGCCCGTGCCGGTGGAATCCCTGATATAATCCCTGAAGATCAGGTCAGTGAATTATCTGAATTACAATTAACTGCCAAACCATATTGA
- a CDS encoding S-adenosyl-L-methionine-dependent methyltransferases superfamily protein (S-adenosyl-L-methionine-dependent methyltransferases superfamily protein; FUNCTIONS IN: methyltransferase activity, nucleic acid binding; INVOLVED IN: methylation, rRNA methylation; LOCATED IN: cellular_component unknown; EXPRESSED IN: 23 plant structures; EXPRESSED DURING: 13 growth stages; CONTAINS InterPro DOMAIN/s: Ribosomal RNA methyltransferase J (InterPro:IPR015507), Ribosomal RNA methyltransferase RrmJ/FtsJ (InterPro:IPR002877); BEST Arabidopsis thaliana protein match is: FtsJ-like methyltransferase family protein (TAIR:AT4G25730.1); Has 30201 Blast hits to 17322 proteins in 780 species: Archae - 12; Bacteria - 1396; Metazoa - 17338; Fungi - 3422; Plants - 5037; Viruses - 0; Other Eukaryotes - 2996 (source: NCBI BLink).), whose product MGKASRDKRDIYYRKAKEEGWRARSAFKLLQIDEEFNIFEGVKRVVDLCAAPGSWSQSGRS is encoded by the exons ATGGGAAAAGCTTCTCGAGACAAAAGG GATATCTATTATCGtaaagctaaagaagaaggatggCGTGCAAGAAGTGCTTTTAAGCTTCTTCAGATTGATgaagaatttaatatttttgaag GTGTGAAGAGGGTCGTAGATTTATGTGCTGCACCTGGTAGCTGGAGTCAG AGTGGGAGGAGTTAA
- a CDS encoding josephin-like protein (unknown protein; BEST Arabidopsis thaliana protein match is: unknown protein (TAIR:AT3G09032.1); Has 30201 Blast hits to 17322 proteins in 780 species: Archae - 12; Bacteria - 1396; Metazoa - 17338; Fungi - 3422; Plants - 5037; Viruses - 0; Other Eukaryotes - 2996 (source: NCBI BLink).), whose amino-acid sequence MSRRASKRVRFSPDPEANDELIFPTHSSSRHGRRRVVVGIFSFSFSDSPATTKRLLRSIGDRVGKTFRYISFGRMNTKTTPSSSSNVSSSLYLMKSKSLNGSESHRAEAIEDCIEFLNSCSSLSRSNSISTWSR is encoded by the coding sequence ATGTCTCGAAGAGCATCCAAAAGAGTACGCTTTAGTCCGGACCCAGAAGCAAACGACGAACTGATCTTCCCAACACACAGCTCATCACGGCATGGTCGCAGGAGGGTCGTTGTTGGAATATTCAGTTTCAGCTTCAGTGACTCGCCGGCAACGACGAAGAGATTACTCCGCAGTATTGGAGACAGAGTTGGCAAAACGTTTCGTTATATATCATTCGGCAGGATGAACACCAAAACGACACCGTCATCTTCCAGTAACGTTTCTTCGTCTCTTTATTTGATGAAGTCAAAGTCTCTAAACGGATCAGAGTCTCACCGTGCAGAAGCCATTGAGGACTGCATTGAGTTCTTAAACTCTTGCTCTTCTTTGTCGAGATCAAACTCGATCTCTACCTGGTCTCGCTAA
- a CDS encoding S-adenosyl-L-methionine-dependent methyltransferases superfamily protein (S-adenosyl-L-methionine-dependent methyltransferases superfamily protein; FUNCTIONS IN: methyltransferase activity, nucleic acid binding; INVOLVED IN: methylation, rRNA methylation; LOCATED IN: cellular_component unknown; EXPRESSED IN: 23 plant structures; EXPRESSED DURING: 13 growth stages; CONTAINS InterPro DOMAIN/s: Ribosomal RNA methyltransferase J (InterPro:IPR015507), Ribosomal RNA methyltransferase RrmJ/FtsJ (InterPro:IPR002877); BEST Arabidopsis thaliana protein match is: FtsJ-like methyltransferase family protein (TAIR:AT4G25730.1); Has 5711 Blast hits to 5669 proteins in 1418 species: Archae - 154; Bacteria - 2315; Metazoa - 596; Fungi - 413; Plants - 124; Viruses - 65; Other Eukaryotes - 2044 (source: NCBI BLink).), producing the protein MGKASRDKRDIYYRKAKEEGWRARSAFKLLQIDEEFNIFEGVKRVVDLCAAPGSWSQVLSRQLYLPAKSSAESKDGDLPLIVAIDLQPMAPIEGVIQVQGDITNARTAEVVIRHFDGCKADLVVCDGAPDVTGLHDMDEFVQSQLILAGLTIVTHILKEGGKFIAKIFRGKDTSLLYCQLKLFFPTVTFAKPKSSRNSSIEAFAVCENYSPPEGFNPRDLHRLLEKVGSPSGGSDLDCSSGWLEGPNKVYIPFLACGDLTGYDSDRSYPLPREADGSSYQSLDPIQPPIAPPYKRALELKKASAQSFNS; encoded by the exons ATGGGAAAAGCTTCTCGAGACAAAAGG GATATCTATTATCGtaaagctaaagaagaaggatggCGTGCAAGAAGTGCTTTTAAGCTTCTTCAGATTGATgaagaatttaatatttttgaag GTGTGAAGAGGGTCGTAGATTTATGTGCTGCACCTGGTAGCTGGAGTCAG GTCTTGAGTCGTCAATTATATCTTCCTGCAAAGTCCTCAGCTGAGTCAAA AGATGGGGATCTTCCTCTTATAGTAGCCATCGATTTGCAGCCTATGGCTCCAATTGAAGGTGTCATCCAGGTTCAAGGGGACATAACTAATGCTCGGACTGCTGAAGTG GTCATTAGACACTTTGACGGCTGCAAAGCGGACCTGGTTGTCTGTGATGGTGCTCCAGATG TTACTGGTTTGCATGACATGGATGAATTTGTCCAGTCCCAACTCATACTAGCA GGATTAACGATTGTAACTCATATTCTTAAAGAAGGTGGAAAATTTATTGCAAAGATATTCCGTGGAAAAGATACAAGTCTCTTGTACTGTCAA CTGAAATTGTTTTTCCCAACCGTAACTTTTGCGAAACCGAAAAGCAGCCGCAATTCAAGTATAG AGGCTTTTGCAGTCTGCGAGAATTACTCTCCGCCAGAAGGATTTAACCCGAGAGATCTGCATCGTCTCTTGGAGAAAGTCGGAAGCCCTTCAGGTGGAAGCGATCTCG ATTGCAGTAGTGGTTGGCTTGAAGGACCCAACAAAGTTTATATACCATTCTTGGCATGTGGTGACTTAACCGGTTATGACTCAGACCGGTCTTACCCACTCCCTAGAGAAGCAGATGGATCATCATACCAGAGTTTGGACCCGATTCAACCTCCGATCGCACCGCCTTATAAACGAGCTCTTGAGCTCAAGAAAGCTTCAGCACAAAGCTTCAACTCTTGA